The Penicillium oxalicum strain HP7-1 chromosome VIII, whole genome shotgun sequence DNA segment GGTTAAAAATCTCCAATGGACCTGCGACACTCGGAATACCGTACAAAGTGTACAAGTCTTCTCACAACCATTGTCGAAACGtcggagggggggggggggggatatcTTATCCTGTAAGCTGGAGTTTGTGTTGACTTTCCACGAAGAGTCATTCCTCTCCCGATCGTTGCAGGGTGGACCTCGTAAGTCGACACTGGTTCAGACTCTCCTTTCGATGATTCAACGGCAAAAGTAAAAGTCTCGTTatcgacatggatgatgACAATTTCACCAAGAGGGCAAGATGAGTGCATTGTACTAggcttcttcccccccccccccccccccccccctccccccagtCATCATGGTTATCGTAGTCGGAGGTGCATCCAGTACTGGCTTGGAGGTGCCTCTATTAATCAAGTCTAGTCGACAACAGCTGGCACAAACTCGAGGCGGCGCTGAAGAATGTACGCCTCCGACGCTTCGTAGTTGGCGACTCATCAAACAGGAGTACATGTGGAAATCGAGTCAAGAGCGGCAGTCAATCTCACACACAGTCACCGGCTGTACTTTTCCCACCCTCCCCTAACGCACGACCACTCCGACGGATATCATAACCACCGTGTCGATCACCACCGGTCTTGCAATGGATCGGCCAGATGCAACTCCAGTCCGATATCCGTGATCCTGGTCCATGTCACGGTTCCTCTCCCCAACAGGGTCAAATCCAGCGTCTGGATGGTATCGAGGCCACGCTCGACTGTGAATACTCTGGGACTGATCGATCAACTGCCATTCGATTGGGACAGAAATCCCACCAGAACCTGCATTCTGCAGCCGTGCAGCACCGAGATCACAAAGTCCCGTGTACATGAGCGTGACGGTCGTCTGTGCGGGCGGAAAGCGGGCATTTGGTGTCACGGGAGCCGTATCCTTAAGTACAGTTGACCACCCCctcaaagagaaagagagaaaaaaaaagagaatcatGACCACCGTTGGGGTCTGCTTCGTTTTCTGAACTTCCATCGACCGGCTGGGACTAGAATCTTTTCCATCacccttctcttctctctcctccctcaATCTTCCCACAACTCCACGGGTCTCCTGGATCCTGCAAAAGTCTCGGCCAAGCATCTTCGGTCCCAAGTCTTCTCGGTTCGGCTCGTCTGAGATTCATCACAATCCACAATTGCCCGCTCGGACGCTCGTCCTGGAGCATCCTTTCTAGTCGGCGACCGTTAGGAAACCTTGTTCTGAATCTCTTCATCCTTTCTCCCCCATCAATTTCGGGGTCCCAGTAATTATTTAACCTGGGTATACGAacacttttttctttttttccgtCGCCATGTCTTCTGCCGGCGTCTATCCGCTAGATGCGCAGCAGCTGTCGGGTAAGTGCTCTCGTCTGACCTTCGTGGATCCAAtctcaaccccccccccggagGCTCCATTGTGGCGACCGTACTCTTCTCGCCGATGAGATTGGGGGGAAGCCGATCACAACAGATCTGGTGGCGGGTTCTCATCCATTCCTGCTCACAGACTGAGTGCCTCTGGTGCTTCCACGTACAATTGATGCTCCTCActcgtcctcttctgcccGGTGCCCTGCCAAAATGTTCCAGAAGACGGAGGCATGCAGAGAGACATGTTCATGACACCATGTGCCTCCCACATTCTTGATCCCTCATGGCTGTGCCGACCCACGCTAATCTCTCTTCGCCGGCGCCGCCCGCGTCTGCGGGCCACCCGGTCTCGTCAAATCTAGTCTCACAGCCCGGAACTCCCAACAGGGGCACATTTGGCACTGAATTCTTCAAGATCTTTACGGGTCCCAAAAAAGTCACGCGAGGTTTGTGTTTGTGCGCGCATATCAATCCCTCCGTGCCGATCGGGCAGCTGAGACAAACCCCATACTCATTGTGTCGGTTGATGTAGATGGCGCGGCACCCAAACGTCGTGGACCCAAACCCGACAGTAAGCCCGCCTTGACCCGACGTCAAGAGCTCAATCGGCAAGCCCAGAGGTATCGAAACCACATGAATCATTGGGACCGGCTCGTCCGGCAAGGATGAATTTCGATTGACTCACCCATGGCGGTAGAACCCATCGCGAACGGAAGGAGCAGTACATGCGCGCACTGGAGACCGAAGTGTCCCGATTACGAGAGGCGTACACCAATGAAATCTCCGAAGCCAAGGTCTCCATCCAGCAACACCAGGAGATGCTTCAGAAGGCACAAAGTGAGAATGACATCCTGAAGGAAATTCTCGCTACTCACGGGATCAACTTTGCGTCGGAGCTGGAGCAACGAATGGCGGATCGGGGCGCCATGGGAGGATTTCACTCGAGTCCAGTAGCCCCGAGCAGCACAGGATCAAACTCGGTTGCCTTTTCCAACACCCACCGGGCCAATAACCAAAGCATCACCCCGGccacctccatctctccgGAACTCAGTCCACAGGCCGTGCATAGTGTGGAGCAGCCTGATCTGGCAGCCTCAATGGGCTTCGCGCCCCAGCCACAGGTCTATCATGCCAGTCCCAGTGAGAACATGGCGATGGACCGTTCCTCTGCCGGTCGAATTCTGGACCCGGCGGTACCGACCATGCGAGGGGTCTTTGAAAGCGACCCTCAGCTTCAGATTGACTTTATCCTGACGTGCGTTTCACCCGACGATTACAAGCCCCTCGTGATTCTTGCCCGCGGACTGGAAAAGTTCAATGAAGTAATAAtgatttatttttttttcttcttgctaACGCTTGGACAGGCTTGAGGGTCCCTGTCGTGAACACACCGACTATCTCTGTCGCCGCTCAATCACCGAGGCGGACGATGAGGATATGCCTTTCTCAGGCCACGCCTTGATGGCCAGTTGCCCTCCACCTAGCTACATTGCCAACACAACTTCCGAACAAACATACCCACACAAGACCTACGATCTCCCTCTGGCCAATCTCAGCACCTTACTCAACCTCAGTCGCCAGCTTGTCACAGATGGACAAATCACGCCCATCATGGCCCTCCAGTGCCTCAAGAACCATGAGCTCTACCATTCTCTTCGACGCGAAGACATTAAGATCATCATCGAAACCCTCAATACCAAAGTTCGCTGCTACGGCTTTGGAGCCGTcgtggaagactttgaaTTGATTGACTGTCTCAGCAGCGTCCTTGGTACAACCGTAGACCTCACCACCGTTCGAGTCCGGGATGACTCGATGTATGCGTGATTTGCTGGTTTGAATCTGCATACGAACAGAGTCGAGCTTATTTTTTTGGCTTCCTTTTTCTGGCTAGCGATGCAACAATGCCATCGCTGTTCATCCGTCCTTGATCTGACATTCTTTTCCGATATGCTTTGAAACTCGGAGCATAATCCCATCCCATCTGCTGCAGGGAGATGGATTCTATTTTGGCacattttcatttcttttttccttgtgTTCTCATCTCTGCAGAGGAGGGGTCGTCGTCTGGTATGGCGTTGGCCTGCGCGGTACATTTTTGCCCTTCCCTTTGCCTATTCGGTCAacattccttttctttttttccccctctagGTCATCCTTTCGACTTTTTGCCCTGCTGCAGTCGTGAAACAACTGGTCAACTTTGAGGGGtctatttatttttctcttctctttcgtGGTCTAATTTAGAGAGAATGTATATAACTTGATGACCATCCAGTCTGACAGTTCCCAGGACAGAGGCTCACATAATCCCAAACCCTCCACAACCAATTGAACTCGGAAGGTTCCATGCAAGTCTGCCCAGCCTAGCTGAACAATGCCTATGCAGCAGCGTCTAGTTTCTAtctgaaaaaaaataataagaTGATTACGCAGCTCGGAGGTTCGGAGATGATTATCTTATGGTTTCAATTCAATCATATCGGAGAGCATGGTAGCAATAGGTTCGAGATTGAGCGATATACAGAAGGAAAGGACTTCGTTGTAAGGGCTCGTGACATTCCTGATTCAAACTTTTGCAACGTAATGCACACAAATGGATCAAATGAAAAAAGTAGGTGCAGGGAGgtagaggagaaaaaaaaaaggtcagGTAGAGAGCACCTCGAAGGGGGGAAATTTTTTAGAAAAAATCAAGTCattgcaaaaaaaaagggggggtaGAGTCATCCATGCAAACGCAATTCAGATTAGATCTATTCGTcactctcatcctcatcctcgttcttctcctcaatctcggcctcgtcatcctcctcgaagGCGGTAGGGGGCACATTGTAGAGACGGAGAACGTTGCGGTTGGGGTCCTTGATGAGAACGTACTTCTTGACGGCATCCTCGGGCTCATCGGCATCCAGAGCGCGGATGCGGTCGACAACGGTGCGGACAATACCCCAACCGTTGCTGAGGTTCAAGTTCATCTGAGCAGCAAACTCCTTGGGCTTGTAGCCAGCAACGCCGAGAACGACGTGACCAGCCGCAGAGCGAGGGTTGGCACGGGAGACGAAACCGAGCTTCATggcatcggccttggccaggaTGGCCTGGGTGGTCCAGCGGGCGAGCTTGGAAGAGTTGTTCTTCATCTCGGTGGCGAGGACGGCACCACGCTGGGAGGCGAGCTTGCTGCGCCAGTCAAGGGCGTTACCAGAACCAGGAGCCTTGCTGTCGAACTCGTTGAGAGCCTTGACGACCAGCTGCTGGTCAGCACCACCGGTAGGGTTCTTCATCACGGCGTCCACCTCGGTACGGACGATCATCTGGAGGGGCTCCTCTCCGTCGCgctcgaggccaaggtcGAAGCGGCGGTACTTGTAGCCCTTGGAGGCAAGAGGCTCggtctcctcggcctcgttgTAGAAGGGGTTGGGGTGGGAGAAGGTGACCTTAGCGTCATCGGACTCGGTCACGGTCTGGAGCGCAAAGTTGTGGTTGATGAAGGTAGCCTCCATGGCCAGAGCGCTGGGAGTGTTGATCTGCTCCTGCTTGCCTGAGGTCTCGGAAACCTCAAGAGGGGCATCGTAGGCATTCTCGTTGACGGTGACAAGATCGATAGAGGCACCGGCACGCTTGTCAAGATAAATCTTGCCACCTTGGTGGACAATGATGAGGTCCCAAGAGTACACGCTGCGCGTGGCACACATGAGCATGGAAAGAATATCGGCAGTAGCGAAGATAGTGGCCTCGTTCTTCTCGGCAAATTCGTGGATGACGGGATCTTGCGAGGTGGTAACGTTGTAGGCAGCACGGTCGAGGCTCTGGAGTCTGCGCTCGGAACCCTTAACGGGGACCTTGTCGTAGGAGCGGTCGTAGTAGTGCAAGAAACCGTAGGTCTCGAGATCCTCACCCTCGGAAACATCCATGCTCAACTTAGACAGACGGCTGAAGTCCACCTCCTCAATCATTTGCCAGTCAGGACGAATATTGACCGAAGGCTCACGGGTACGCTGAGGCTTGTCATAGTCCTTCCAGCCGAAACGACGGCCGCCACGGCCACGGTTACCGCGCTGGTCGTAACCGCGGTCCTGACCACGACCACCGCCAGCACGCTGGAAACCACCACGACGACCACCGCCGCGCTGAAGCTGGCCACCACGCtggccaccacggccacggaAGACGGTACCACCGCCACGTCCGAAGGTGCGCTTCGTCGAGGTGCGGGTGTTGTCGACAACAGAGAAAGAGGACTCGTCCTCGGCGCCCTGAATGGTGAACAGGCTGCTGGAGCCAGCACCGTACACCTGCTGGTCTAAGGGATGGGGCAGAGATTGTCAGCAAAATATTCTCAATGTGGAGATCCTCGATATTGCGAACAGACAAAACGAAAGACAAAGCCAGAGAATGgcctttcccctttttctgAAGCGAGTTCAATGCGCTTACCTCTGAAGTTTCGGTTGTACTGCTGGCGACCCTGACCGGCACGGTCCTTGGACTCGGCGGTCCAGTCAGCCATACGGCCAAGCTTGTCGCCCTTTGAGAAAGGAGCGTAAGGAACACCGCCAAGCATGTTGTCACCTGAGGTAGCAGGACCCCAGGTATCCTCGGCCGGCAGAGCGGCGACGAGGTCGGCAATAGACATCGGGGCCATTTTGATTTTGTAGATATACACCGAAGACACAAAGGCAAGCGGTGGATAGTGGGTTTTGAAGCGTGGGGTGAAGATTATCGGCGGGAAGTTTTTGTGTCGCGAGAATGTGGCTGGTGCCGCTGAGCGGTGAGCGCCGCACATCACGTGGCGCAGTCTCTTTGTTCCTGAAAAGAAGTAAACTGTGGCGGGTCAGACAAACTACGTAGGAATTTCTTATGTTATTTTGTTTCGATTTTTGGTGTTTATCTTATTCTACATGATTTGCTGCCACCTGCAAggtaaaagaaaaaaaaaggggcgTCTTTCTCAGACTCAAAATTCGAATCCAGTGGCTCATCTCGCAGGTCTATGTTCTGTTCACTACTGACTCGGGTTCTTTTCCTCGATTAGATGGCTGTCTCAATCGGAAGGTTTCACTTTTTGACAGTATCGTTCCGGCATTCTTGGTGCTGGTAGATCCAGCACCATTTGCAATTTTTGAATTATTGACCGACtcgcaaaaagaaaaaaaaaacgaaaacaTTGAATTATCTAGCCGGTGCACAATGCCGTGATGATTACACAGGGCTATACTACCAGATTCTATATCGAAGACCCGCAAAGCACAGTTTGACGCGACATCAACGCATAACCCATTCATTAATTTGCCGAGGCTTTGGGCTCGCCAGCAACGACATATTGCTTTTCAGTCTTGAGTTGATCAAGTGTATTGTCGCTCAGGTGCAAAGTGTCCTTGACTATCTGTCTTGGGGTGGATGCAATCCACTGACCCAGCgccatgtctttttttttcgcgtTATCCAAGTTAGCGATCCAGAGCAAAATACCTCGAAAAGGATCGGTGGACTCACCTGTAAATTTGGGTGCCTGCAGCACTTCCAGGAAAATCAAGTCTTCGCTACCTGTATTCTCAATATAATGGCTGTTGGACTTTGGAAAGTAAGCCACGTCTCCGGCGCGGTAATCAAACGTCGTCGCTGCATCGGGAGGGGTAAAGAGTGTTGCCCGGCCCTGACCTCCGATGAAGAACGTCCACTCATCGCTAGAAGGGTGCCAGTGAATTTCGCGCATTCCACCTGGGTGAACCGTCACCACAGCCGCAGAGAAGTTGCTCGCAATAGGAAAAGTGAGCGGATCAACGATTTTCACCGAACCTCCCGCGACTTCATGTGCTGGTTGCTGAGAGAAATGATACGAGTAGCTTCTCGACCGGGGAACTACTCCGGCTGATGTCGTTACATTCTGGTCCTCGATGTGCTCTGGGGCGGGGGTACCGTTGAAGATGTACAGCTCCTCGGTGGGTATGTCGTCGAAGGCGGTCATGGGGACTCCCAGGTCCTTCGCCAACACCTCTCGCTATTTTCTGGTGTTAGAGACTTGGTGGTTTGCTGGAGTGGATGGCCTGAGCGTACCGGGTTATGCATGAAGACTTCTGATGCGAGGAAAGTGTTATCTTCGTTGAAATCTCCTTGGTCAAAGACCAGAAGGAACTCCACGCCGTCATCAAGTGCTTGAATGGAGTGAGGAATCCCGCTTGTGAGAGATTTAGCTCAGGCAACTGGAGAAGGAAGCGTCGGGTTGTTTTGCAACTCACGGAGGGAAAAACCAGACATCACCAGCTTGTAAGTCGTCCACGAAGgtttctccatcttcgtTAATGGCCTGACAGGACAAGTCAGTCTCTCCTTCAAAGAAATCTGGCTGCTTATAATGGACCGGAAACTCATACCTGGACTCGGCAAGATCCATTCAATACGAGGGACCATTCCGCAGCCACGTGCCAATGTAGCTCGCGATACGCCGCTGGCTCGAGTCGCATGTCCACGCCGGCCATGTCTGTGGCATCGGGCATCACGACGGTGTTCTCCTGTCGGGCCCAACCGGCATTGTCAAGTCCTAGTCTATGCGGGGGTCAGAAAAAATTGTAGTTTGAACCTGGGTCAGTACAGATACCTGTTGTGACTGAGCCCTAATTTTGGACATTAGCTACTGCCCTGCCACCGGGATAGACAACGATAACATACCCATCGGCCACTGCGCGTTGATTGTCGACCCATGATCGGTTCCGGGCGGTGCCAACTTGTCACTGTTGATGCGGTCATAGTAGTAGTTTCCTGAGAACATCATGTCAATATTGTGCGTCACCAAAGTTTTTGCACTAGACACGGATCTCGAGGACATACGTGGACCAGGATCATCACTGCCGCGGCTTCCTCGAATAGGTTGCGGATTTGCAACATTTTCGAAATCCAAGTATGCCCCAACATTTGCATTCTCTTTCTGTCCTTGCGAGAGTTTATACTTGATATCCGGCTTGGGACTATTCGCCACAACTTCAGTTGGCGAGTATCCGACAAGCTCTGACGAGCCTCTCAAGCTAGGATTGGCCGGGGAACTGTCTTTTTTCGAAGTAGGAGCAGTCTCTGCAATCGGTAGAAGAGCAGAGACCGAGTATAGAGCAAATGTGAAGCTGATGGTCTTCATCTCGATGAAGTGGTCAACtcaagagagaagaaaaagggacgTATTTACCACGGAAGATTGCCTGATGTTTCAGTCAGATGAGTCGTGTTGTTTGCGACTACCATGATCACAATTCGTGGTCAAGACCCCATCTCTTATAGCCAATTTCCAGGCTCTGTATCAAGAAGGCCAGAGTTCACGGGCTTTTCAGGCAGCGTCATCGGCGGAATCACCCCAACTGCAACTGACCATTCGATGATTTCGCCTCCCCACTGCGCATGTGAGAGCCGTGAGGAACAAACACCCATCTCCAGCCTTTCATAGGCTTGTACACTGCTTGAGCGGAGGCTATGCAACATCCCCTCACGTCTGGGACCGGACCGCAAAAATTGCATCAGCATGTTCTCTTCGTTGCCGCCTAGCAGTCTCATAGCATCTCAGGAGGTCAGGCGGGATTTGCGGGACTCAATTTCCCCAAGGCATAGTGGGAGAAGTCTTTCTTCCGAGCGCAATCTCCGTTGCTACGCGTCGGTGGCTGGTGGAGTGCGAGGGCCGAGACAGTTGAATTCTGTGGTACTCTGCAGCCTTCCAAGGGCAGATATCGAAATCTGGCCCTGGACTCGCTAGCTCATGGCCCTTCGACcccccattttttttctccggtCATGCGTAGATTGTCTGTACATTTTCTGACTCGCCATGGATATTGCTTTGCCCGCATTGTCTCTTGCTCAAACATCGACAGTCTTGTAACTCTCGGCTCTTCGGtgcaagaagatgaataATGTGTGTCCACGTCATCTGATCAAATATGGACCACAATCGGGACCCCTTGCAAGACATGCCGAACATGCATGGATTATTGATGCCGCCTAATCTGATGGTGCTCTTGGAAccttgccccccccccaaaaaacagATCAACTCACAAATTAACTGGCTCTCGTCCACTTTGGATGTAATTTAGTGGAtcccaatcatcatcatgcaTGCCAATTCTGTTGGTTCACGGCACCATCTCCAGCCACGGCGCCTACCTTGATGACCTTCTGGAAGCGAGCACTCGCGTTGCGATCTGTTGGAGTGACTCTCTACCAATGCCTTGAAATAGGAATTTCGGTTCAGCCCGATCTTGCTGCGTTGGTCGCTTTCTTCATTTGGTGTTTTCTTCGGGCAGCCCGGAGGTTCTACCAAATAAGATCACGCCTGCAAAGGTCGCCTTAAAAGCAAGTAAGAGAcaaacagaaaaagaaaagcaaggAACTGATATTTGACGCAGTCAAGCCGCAAAGGACCAAGCTTTCGCTCAAGCTCACCAAGGCAGTGGATCCGACATGCAAGTCATCATCTTAAATGAAGGACACGCAATTGTGGGACCCACACATCATGTGCAGAGAGCAGCTCGTCCGTCAGGACTGGGCTTGACTTCAAatcgagaaaagaaaaggagaaaaagaaaaggccaCGGCCTGCACCGTTACCCCGTTGACTCAGTTTGTCTGCATCCGAGTTATCCGCTTGAAGTGGATTGATTCCCCGCAGGAGGGGGTGCAGATCACGGATCGGACGAGTCTGGAAAACACGGCTGTTTACACAGACGAGCTACGAGTGCTTTAAAGGCCCAGTTGCGAATTCAAAAATCCCCGGCTTTGCTTGAATGATGTGTGGAGACGCGAGGCGGTCGGTAAAGAAGCATGCCGGTCATGGTGTCGATCAGTTCAATTGGCGCCATTTCCAAATCGGAGTTTTTGGAGACGAAACAGAGTTGTCGGTGGAGAGAGTCTTCAagtgagaaagacaaggaacttggtgctggtgtcAGCGCATCTGCCAAAGCAGGAATCTGCCCTGGCATTGAATCAACGTTCTTTGAAGCAGCTTTCCTACTCGGTACCTACCTTCTACCAACATTTCCCCGGATGCACTGCTTCTCTTGGCAACGACATGACAGGAAAATATTGAAtactcaaaaaaaaagaacgacAAAACAGAATAAGCCCCCCTGACCCCCAGACCACGTCATCGCGGTAGCACTTTGAGCAGAGGGTAGCCTTAAGACAGGAGACACCGGCCGGGGATGAGGAGTCCCAGGTTCGCATCATTTCTCTTCAGTGCCATCCCCATCCATTGTACAGAACCTGCCAGAGTCTTGTTATGCTGTAAGAGCTTGAGAATGGGGTGGCTGTCTTTCTCGTAAGGCAGCCAGATAATCTCAGTCCTACCTACGTAGTGTGATCTCGTCCAGTGACTGTCAGGCTCAATTTCGTCATGCGGGCGGCCCTCCTTTCTAATAAGAGAAAGTGAGGTGATATCAGGCCCTCCAAGGCGTTGATTGCTTTACTTTCTCTATCTCCATTGTGAAGTAAGGTCTTGAAAAAATAGAAACCCCAGAACTAGAGCCTCATATTGGGCGTAGACCTGGGATCTCGGGCAGGCAGctagggaaaaaaagtcaaagagAAGCAGCGGCTACCTGATATCACTCGTTCCATCCATGAGAGTATCTGAAAGCAGATCCAGAGAGTCCTATCAGAGACTCATCCACCCAATATGAGCGACACGTAATCAATCTATCAGGCCCGGTCATAAAGTAGAAGACATATTTGAAAGTTTGCCTTTATCACCACGAACCATGTTCTGCCTCGTGTCACACCAACAGGCACTCACCTCCTCCAGCGCGATGCAATAGATATGATTTTAATCAACAGAAATCCCTGCCACTCCATTTCTCTTGTCCACGTATTCAACTCCAACCCTGTGATGTCTTTCTGTCTACATCGCCCGAATCATGGCTAGAACATCTTTTTCAGGCCACCACCCTATGTATGCAGTCATGAGCATTGTAAGAAGCTCAAGGGTTGGAACTATACCTATCACAACACCACAATATCTCCTATCACAACAAAGAGATGCAATGGAGCTGCGTTAGACGGGTCGTCTGATTGAGGGTCAACTGTTAAACTAAGAGATGCTCCAGCGTTCTCGGAACACTTCTTCCTCTGTTCTCAGTCTTGGTCAACTTTTCAGAGTTCCAGCGGGCCCACATCTTGCTTGAAGAAatttttcatcttcatcaccatcatcataCAATCTTCCGATTCTCATAGAGATCTGCGTGCACGTCCACAATGGCCTTTCACTCTCTTTAGGTACTTGAAGTTCCAGAAGAGATGTACCTACTTACTAGGCAGCCTCGAGCCGTTATCCAACCGGCCGGCTGCGGCATTTCCAGCTGAGTCATGAACTAAAAGCCGTCATCTCCTGGAAGCATCAGCGGCAGTACCTACTTAGTTACTACTTAGTACTACCAGTGGTGGTGAGAGTACATCATTCACAGTATAAAGCTAAACCAACAGAAGGTTTAGCGGTACCGGTACTTACGCAGCACGGCCCGTGGTACTGTCCCCTTGTTTACCTTGTTGCGTACCAAGGGTCGCCACCTATCATACACCTCCTGCAAGCCCACTgattggaagaaaaggccgCAATCAGCCCCTCAGGTACTTCTGCCCGTCACGGTAGTATCGTGTTGACGGTGTGCCAGAAAGCCCTAAGAGACTTGATTCGATTCACAGGATAAccgagggggagagagagcatCAAAGACACATCCCGATATGATCCCCACCCATACTTTATGGGTATCCATCACGATCGCCGTCAATACACAAGTCGCGGTGACTACTAATCGCTTGCTCTGATGAAATACAAAACCAAAGCCATTTACCAAATGGTAGGAGAACTTCGTATAAGAATTCAGATCGTCAATCCAGTTTAATTCTCCTTGAATACCATGCAGATCTGTTTCGTCAAAACTGTGGGTGTGGCgactctctcccttttgtGTGTTTACACACTTTTCCTTGCAGATCCATCCACGCAGCACACACAAATTACTCTTTTGGCAGTCTTACCATCCCCCTTTCCCTATCGAGACTTTACATCAACATGCTTGTCCACTGAGACGACAGAATTGACCGCCCGTTGATGCCTTGTATCGTCGTGCGAGTGCGGGGTTGCCAAGGTCCAGGCCTGCAGGTCTGCAGGCATCCGAGCGCCCATTGGATCGTGCACTTTGACCCCCCGGTCATGCCACTTACTACCGCAGTGAGTGTAGGCGCTGGCACACGGACTGCAGGAGGAGCTGACGACGAAACATCTCCTAAGTTCGACATCTTATCGgttgggagggggggggtgagGGAGATACTCGTCGGATTGCTGATAAACAGTGCTAAGTAGGAGGTAGTAGTCCTGGGTACCAAAGGAACATTTAGTGACTTTTCGGGTCCTTTCTACGAgagagtttcttttttttttccacaaACAGAGGTTGAGGTGGAATCATGAGATCATTGTTTCGGACAGTCTTTGGATGTGCGGGTAGATCGTGAGGTAGAGAGGTAGGGCCAGGTACATGTGATAGGTCGTCTGGGAGGGGCTGTGACTTGGTGACTACCGCCATTCACATCATGAacaaaggaggaggatgggaTTGGGGGCGGGGATGGTGATCCGGGGAAAGGATTACTAGTAGGGTACTTTGTGTGGACAAGCAGGTGGTCGTAAGTGCAGTAAATGTACTTATCACCGTGGGAGAAGCCTGGCGGGCGATCCGTGGAGGAGATGTACAGGGGGTACTTGGTTGTTACATTCTGTTATACTGCTACCAGTAGTACTAGTATGACCTGTGTGGCTAgactggtcactgtggtGTATTCCTGACGGCTCACGCAAGGGCATTCTATTGCCAGTGTAGACTCAGACTCGAGCTTAAGCCAACCGGGCGCACAGGCAAAAGGCTGACGAGAAATTGACTGTTCTCGTGCTCTTTGCACTCTTCCAAATAGTGAAAGGTCTCGTTTTTGAATGATTCATGACTCTTGAGATTCTTGTCTTGAATTTGAAGACTTTCTGGGAG contains these protein-coding regions:
- a CDS encoding Eukaryotic translation initiation factor 3 subunit gives rise to the protein MAPMSIADLVAALPAEDTWGPATSGDNMLGGVPYAPFSKGDKLGRMADWTAESKDRAGQGRQQYNRNFRDQQVYGAGSSSLFTIQGAEDESSFSVVDNTRTSTKRTFGRGGGTVFRGRGGQRGGQLQRGGGRRGGFQRAGGGRGQDRGYDQRGNRGRGGRRFGWKDYDKPQRTREPSVNIRPDWQMIEEVDFSRLSKLSMDVSEGEDLETYGFLHYYDRSYDKVPVKGSERRLQSLDRAAYNVTTSQDPVIHEFAEKNEATIFATADILSMLMCATRSVYSWDLIIVHQGGKIYLDKRAGASIDLVTVNENAYDAPLEVSETSGKQEQINTPSALAMEATFINHNFALQTVTESDDAKVTFSHPNPFYNEAEETEPLASKGYKYRRFDLGLERDGEEPLQMIVRTEVDAVMKNPTGGADQQLVVKALNEFDSKAPGSGNALDWRSKLASQRGAVLATEMKNNSSKLARWTTQAILAKADAMKLGFVSRANPRSAAGHVVLGVAGYKPKEFAAQMNLNLSNGWGIVRTVVDRIRALDADEPEDAVKKYVLIKDPNRNVLRLYNVPPTAFEEDDEAEIEEKNEDEDESDE
- a CDS encoding Oxalate decarboxylase OxdC, which produces MKTISFTFALYSVSALLPIAETAPTSKKDSSPANPSLRGSSELVGYSPTEVVANSPKPDIKYKLSQGQKENANVGAYLDFENVANPQPIRGSRGSDDPGPRNYYYDRINSDKLAPPGTDHGSTINAQWPMGLSHNRLGLDNAGWARQENTVVMPDATDMAGVDMRLEPAAYRELHWHVAAEWSLVLNGSCRVQAINEDGETFVDDLQAGDVWFFPPGIPHSIQALDDGVEFLLVFDQGDFNEDNTFLASEVFMHNPREVLAKDLGVPMTAFDDIPTEELYIFNGTPAPEHIEDQNVTTSAGVVPRSRSYSYHFSQQPAHEVAGGSVKIVDPLTFPIASNFSAAVVTVHPGGMREIHWHPSSDEWTFFIGGQGRATLFTPPDAATTFDYRAGDVAYFPKSNSHYIENTGSEDLIFLEVLQAPKFTGESTDPFRGILLWIANLDNAKKKDMALGQWIASTPRQIVKDTLHLSDNTLDQLKTEKQYVVAGEPKASAN